Sequence from the Rhea pennata isolate bPtePen1 chromosome 16, bPtePen1.pri, whole genome shotgun sequence genome:
GCAGATCCTGCTCCAAGATGTCCCTCCTGGGAGGCTCTGGGAGTTCTGCCTCAGCCCCAGGCCAGACAGAGGCTGCGACCCATTACCAGCGCCAGGGAGATGGGAAGGATCATCGTGCCCCAGAGATGATCTCTCCTCTGCATGACCAGCCAGGTGTCCCACCACGCATCCATTACCTCTCCCGTCCTGCCTGCTCCTCTATGGTGTCCACGGCACACTCGAGTGAGGTCTGCAGTGACTGCAGCTGGGTCACAGTTTCCCGCAGCAGGAAGCGGGTCAGGAACTGCTCCATCTTAGAGGAGGTCTCATACCTCtgtggggaaggggagaagcaCTGTCAGATGCCCCCAAGGGATGGGGCATAGCTCTGTacaagggaaagagggagagatgcACCTGGAAGAGGCTGGCCCTTAAAACTACCCAAATCTGCAGCACAGGGTGGGCATCCTACCACCAAAGGCCCAGCCTCAGCTGCACCAGTGTGGGGTGGAAATCAGTCTGGCGAACCAGGTCGGCAGCCAGGGGAGAGCTGGCACGCTGCGCTTGTATGTCAACAGCATCTCCACTCTTCCTCCCAGATGGCAACCTTCCTCACCAGCCGGACACAACCCACTGGTCCCTGCAGTGGGGTGAGCTGAAGAAACGGTTGGTTTTGCCATTGCAGTCAGAGCATAGGTAATAACAAGGGATGCTCCTTTGCCTCCCTGCAGTCGTCTGCCTCTGGAGAGGACACTGTACCCATGCAGATAATAACCAGAGCAAAAAGAGCCTCCTGAGCTAAGCTCCAAGTGCTCCATGTGGTGGAGGTATAAGAGCAGCCAGCTCGATGCTCTCAATGCTGCAAGAGGCTGCCTGGAAGCTAATGGCACCGTTATACTGGTTCCCATGGCCAGACCAGCCTATCTACACCTGGCTACAGACACCAATGTTTAGCACTTTCCACCTCAAAGGCTTCCAGGCCTGTGTGCATGAAAGGACATTGGTCTCTAACACTTATGCACTCACAAGCACGAGGACATGTGGAGCCCTCCAATGctgtttctcctgctgcttccacAGGCAGCCTTTCCCAGTCAGACTAGTCTTAGCCTTCTTGTCACAGAGCTCTCTGAAGGCACTTTCTGATGCCACAGGACCTcggggggctggaggggacaTTGTGCTCTCACGGGTGCTAGGATTGCCAGCCACAAACAAGCCAAGTTCCAGTTAGACCTAGGGAAGGCACAAGAACAGTGTCTGCGATGGGGCTAACCAGGCAAACTCAAGTCCCTGCACAGCCCTGCCCCAGGGAGATATGGCTCTCACAGACGCAGTGATTAATTAGGGACAGAGACACTAGAGCTGGGCAGAAACTACCCTGCCACACTCGCCAACATTGGCTGCAAGGGCTTCCCTTCTGCTCCATTTATCCCTATAAATAcgctgctgctcttccttttctgagGTCCTCTTCTCTCATGCCTTCATCTGGCTGAGATGTGACAAGCCTGCTTTCCTCCTGGCTCTGTAACACTGTCCTCCAGCAGCTGTGGCATGGCTAAGCAGTGTCTGAGCTGGGTGCCTTATTAGCCAGTGACTGTGCAATGGGAGAAGGTTACAGCAGCCCGAGGTCTCTCAATCTACAGAGGCAGTAATTTTGATGTCAGTTCCTGGTCCCTGCAGCCTCCCATACATCTTATTCATACAAGGGAAATCCGCTACTGACAGCAGTCAGGGGGTGACCTACAAGATTTTAGAACAGAGCATTAAGATGATGATTAAAAGGCTAGAAGGGCTGCTGCACAAGGATTTGCTGTTCACTGTGATCCAGCCCTCCTCCAATATAACTCCTCCGTGAACAAATCCACCTGTAACCAGAGGCACAGTGCAGCTGGGACACCCTCTGCCCCCTGAAGGGTGAGTGACATTTGGTCCACCAGCAGACACAAGGACCATCTACATGCCTCAGGGCCTCCAGCCCTTTCGCTAACAAAGAAGAATTACTAGGGGTTGTGCAAAAGCTATTGCACAGCATACCCCAAAAGCTCCTTCTAGGCCTGAGCTCCCTTGGGTCTCTATACTATAAAACCACTTTAGCAAGTAGTCGTAACTTGgttaagaaaaaatgctgttagaAGTGGGATGTTACTCTGAGTCCCATCAGCACACAGTTGATTTCAGTGAGCTGTCAAGGAACACCGTTTCTCTGAGACACTAACACTGCAGCCTACAAGACAGTGGGACAGTTATTTGGGCTATTCTTAAGGTAAATTGAAGAGAACATCTGGCATCAGCTGCACTGAGGGATTGTCCTAGCATGTCGTTGTCtgacttttctgtttgcatGACTGAACCTAGCTGATCCATGGTAAGATCCCAAACTCAAGAAGTTGTGCCAGAAGCTATTCTAcacctgctctgctgccttcccttctcttcaaTATGATCTGGCAACTTCTGGAATATCCTGGAAAAGTTCAGCCTAATGAGGTATCACCTGCCCATGCACAACCACAGGTTCTGGGGAACCACATTGGGTCACCACTCAATGCCAAAATCCAGCTCTTTGGGTCAGAGATCTTGCACTCTCCTGTCTTCATTGTTCTGCTACATAACACAGTGTGTCTGCAAGGTATGTTGCGCTGTAGCTTTGAGAAGAGTTTAGGGAAGTTTATTTCCCACCAAGCAGCCACTTGCTGTTTTCTTAAGGCACAAAATAAATCGAGTCCCCCAAATCCTCTGATggaagcagaggagagctgcaTTTTCACTGATACTAACCCTAGCAGGTCTCCATTCTTAAAGAGTACTGAGACATAGTTGTATTCAGACAGGAGTCCAAAGTGTTACAGGAAAGGACACCAAGAATTCCTTAGCGTACTGCCCTCTCCTAAGTCAACTCTAGACCAGTGTCCCAGCTTGGCACTGGGAAGTTCTGGGCACGGTAAAACCCAAGTCCTCCCAGCATGCCATATTTGCAAGAGCTGAGATGCTCATTCACTCAGTGTTGTCCAATTTACTGTCCGCattcctgctctctctctcttcatgTGCAGCTGTTGATCTGAACTTTGCCTTTAGTTTCCACTTGCAGCCATCACCCATCCCTGCATGGTTGGATAGCTGCCCCACACACATGGCACAGATGCATTTTTGACACAGGTGATCCCAGTGTGGCTGGCAAGCGAGCACACGTTGGCTCAGATGCCTCACTGTGCTCCTACACACTGCAGTTCCAATTGCCAGAAATTAACCCAAGGGTCTTAATTCATTTTCCTCTGGTGAAGTAGCCTGCCTGGCAATAAAGTCCTGGCAAGTCCCACCATGTCCTTCCCCTTATTGCCAGGGAAAGGAAGCTGGGGAGAGGCACCGGCTCCTCTCTGtggcaagcacaggggaaggcagccTCAGGGATCTCTCAGCCATTGTAAGGTCACTTCCCTGCCCTGTGAACATCACAAATGCTCCTTGGCTTCCAGCCTGCCCATGCCAGAGGTACCAGCCGAGGCAAAAgggccaggcagcagcagatcaAACCTGCAAAGACTGTAGCAGAGCTACAGTATGAGAAACTGCAATTCCAGAAAGGAGGTCAAAGCAAGGAAcccaaagaaacaagaaaagtatCTAGATCAAGacaatgaaaaggagaaagatccATGGTAACTCCCTTCCTGCATACCCAGTCTCTGCCCAGAATGAATAACTTCCTTTGACAGCCTCCTTGGTCCTCTCATACCAACCTGGTGAGGGGTCCAGAAATCCTCACCTGGGTTTCATTAGCCCAGAGAAAACtgtggggggagaagggaatACGCTAACAGTCTTCCAAGGTAACAAGTTGTTCTAGCAAGGCCTAAGATGTTCTTGATGGatagaagaactgaaaaactgcagcaaTCAAGGACTTGAGAGAGACACTGGAAAACCCCCTCCAACATAAGGAAAGGGAAGCGCTAGACTTCATTTTCTGAGGCACTGTGGGGCTACATTGCAGGATTTGGAGAACAGGTCATACAACCGTCAGGAATGATCCAAGTGGAGTATATCTGCCTCAGGGCATGACATTGCCTGTGCTGTATGATCTCTTCCAAGCCTATTTCCTGTCATCCTGTGTCTGTCCATTTCTTCACACCAGTTCCACGCTGTCCAACCCTCATGTGCAGGTACCTGCTATCCTTATGCTACTGTGTAGCAGCTCTCCATCCAGCAGCTTCTTGTGCATTCCCCTAAGGTAGCTTGCCTGTCACTGGTTGGACACGCGTGGACACTTGAGGATCCTCTTCTAGCCAGTAACTCTCTGTATGGGAATGCTGTCCCATAGTGAGGGTTcagcaacaggagaaaaacaagtctTGGAGCTCTAATACTGTTCACTATGCCATATAATGAAAGTGATCAATTaaaaattgtgtatttttaattaataatccTTGTACAACTACACCATGAGCATTCTGGTCTGAGGCTGTCTCTTGTTCATCcactgagaaaaaggaaatagggTGAAAAGGGTCCCATGAAACCTTTAAAAGAgtctccaaagaccaccaccTATTTAGCAGAGCGGGAGATCCCTCTGCCTGCAGCATGACCCTACAGAGTACCCTTTTAATGAGTGCAGACTCCCACCAGTGACTTGTCTTGCAGAGCTGTCCCCAGGCTTGGTTGAGGAACAGGAGAGGAACTTCCACATAGACTGAGCAAGCTGAAGTTGCCAGGTCAGATTTGACTGTCCTTTTTTTGATTCACAGGTTGAAATGAAGTTGCGGTCTTGTCTCAGGAACTGCTGTCTCAGGACCAATAACGCTGCTTGGATTGCCATCCCTCCTGGAAGCAAAATGAAGATTCTGCACAGGTCAGATCTGTGGTACATTGGAGGCAAATCATCCAGACCGGTGTCCTGGCTGTACCCTTCAGTAGAGCATGGAGCTGGCGATTTTGAAATCCAGATGAAGATACTGTCTTCAGGTCTTCTAATGGGGccagaaaaaatggaagaatggGATTCCCGGGCTCTAGGAAAGGGTGAAGCTTTGGTATGCCGTGCACCCTGCGGTTGTGACCGGTATCTGGACTGTGAGGCACCTTTGTGCACACAGATGCTACATGACTTCCCTGGGgaataaaggaataaaagcacATCAAAGAGCTGTTTGGGTCTAGTGTCTGATGGGGTggggacagaaagagaaaaataatcctcGCTGTAGTGTGTGCAGATCTCTGATGCACGTATGTCCCTCAGGGAAACATTTGGGgctgggaggtggggggaacAGTGGCAGTTGTGGCACTGAACCATGAGTCCTGCTGAGATGGCCAGGGGCAGCTCTCTTCTCAGCCCTTGCATAGGGGCTGACCCCAAGTTGAAAAGGTGAGGACAGCTGTGAAACACCTAGCAGATCCATGCTGTGGTAGGGAAAGGAGTGCAGAGCAGCTGCCCTGCCAGCAAGCAATCAAGCATGATGGAGCTCTCTGAACAAGCCGAGGAACACATGGAACCAGCCTCACCTCTGAACAGCAGTCTCTGATGAGATTGGAGATCTGTGCTGCACTCAGAGATTAAGCAGGAGCCAGGGAAGCCTAGAGCTTGCATATTTGCAGACCAGAGGTCAGTGAGAGATCAGGTCTTGCAGCAGCATATTCAGCAGGAGAGCAGGGTTTGTGTTTCTCTAATGTAAcccagaaaaagcagcaaaaaccACATTGAGCCATTCACAGTTGGCTTTCATTAGCTTCACACACTACCAAGAGCAACCTGCATTCCTTCCGTCTCCTCTCCGTACGtctctgtgctgccattcacaTGCTGGGACAGATGCATAAACTTCGCAGCATACTGGCTGTGTTTCATTGCACAAAGTTAGAGAGTgaggcaaaatgaaaaacaattttgcagACAGGAAAGGAAACTGGATTGCTGCCTCCCCATGTGCTCCTCTGTCCATCATTGCTATGGAtcaaaaaatttgaatttcaagaatcaggaaaaacatttcagggAATAAGAAAGCCAAGGATCACCACAAGGTTTGGATAGGTATCTGTGTGTGGCCTGGGCCTGCAGCTCTGGCACTGGGAACAATGTCAGGAAGCATGGGAAGCTGCCACAAGACACCGAAGGGAGAATCTATGTTAGGATTTAGCTGGGAATGTGGTTCCAACTTCAATATCAGACCAAAATTCAAGGCATGGGAACCCAACTGGGCAGGGGCTGGTGTGCCAGCTGTTTTGAGCCACAGCAACAGCCTCCGTCTTTCTTGTTGCATGGTGTTTGCTTTTAGAGAGGACAAGAACCAGTAGGAATCGCAATTCCCAATGGCCAGGACTGTGCCTGAGTAGCAGCATTTGCTCCAGACAGTTAACTCTGCTATGGCCAAATCCCACACGTCTTACTCCAGGCTGGACTCCTGGTGTAGTGGTGCCTAGTATTCAAATTCAAGTAATGCCTGAGTAAAAGGAGCAGGTTTGGTCTCTCACAAGCTCTCTACTTCATCATTCCCAATGGAATTAGTTTTACATATTACTCCATTAATGGCATCCTAGGAGAAAAAATCATCCTTTTGCTGCATACGCACCTTCATCTGTGAGGTCATAGCAGGGAACATGCACCAGAACCAGCCCGAGAACCTCCATCCTGGTCCCACAGTCCCCAGGCAGGCACGGGACCCAGGAGgcacagagaagcagagatGGACCCCCACAAACTCTTAGGTAAGGACTGCTTGCAGAAATAGCCCCCAGCTCCAGGAAGGTTGTCAGATTGGGCAGAGCGTCCTTTGTGGCTTTGAATTGTTCACATGCTGCTCCACTGCTATCGGGACTTTTAGGACATGATACATAAAGCAAACAATTTGCAGCAGGCTAAGgagccccacagcagggctCTGTTTCATCTGAGCAGTGCTTCCAAGAACTGGTTGGCCAAAGCGCTGCCCAGACAAGGCTGAAGAGGTGAAAGGAGTTGGCCTAAGTTGGCAGATCACTGCTGGGGACGGTTCTGTGTGCAATTTTAAtgctctgctgctggtggttcAGATGAAACTGGGACACTTTGGGATAAAGTCCTTCTCATTGCTCTTGAGCATGGTCTCTTAATCAGTCCTTTCTTGGTGACTCAGTGGTTTGTTCTCACTAACTACTGAGCAGTTTGTTTGCTCTAAACAAGTGATGCACTTCCTCAGGGGAGCTTCCCAAGCATACTTCCCTGCAGAGTTGTCACCCCAGCACCTTGGGGCTGCTGTGTGCTCTACATAAGCAGCCTCAGCCACAGACCACCCCACAGCCAACAAGACAACAGGATGGTGGACAGGTTACTCGCCCACTTCCCCCTAGGAAGACAGTGCAGAAACTCTCCACTCTGACAACCCTTCTTAATTTCCAGTTTGCATTGACTCAGAGCTCTTTTAAGCCCTTGCACAAGAGCAAGTCAGCATAACAGCCactccccagcccagccccatgTTACTCACACATCAAGAGTGACAGCTGCCAGGAAGATGGCTGCATCTGGCTGTGAATCTCAGTCAATTTTCCCTGTGACACTTGGAGCTGTCTCAGTTGAAATCTTCtaattttaaggaagaaaacaatgtcagagaagcagaaacaggGTCCTTAATCTTGACTAGGTTTCCTGTGAAGCCACAGTGGACACATCTCTCAGAATAAGTGgtctgttttttcttgcttggCTGGCCTCTGTAGCTCTCTTTTGTTGCTGGAGAATGCTGGGCGTGTTTTGGGGAAGTTTTCTTACCAGCCGCAGCACAGTCTTACACTGACTTGATTCTTTTTTATGTGTGCACTGAAGATATTAGTGCTAAGGGACTTCAAGAAGAGGGCTTAGGGCAGGACGCAATAAGCTTTGGGAGAATGGCAAGGAGGCAAACTGGACTGGGGGGTATCTGAACTGAAGTGGGGTCAGTATCCCACACCATGCTCCAGGTGCAGGTCTGAGAAGTAGCTGAAGGACAGAGTTGGCGAGTTGGAAGGCCTTGCACGTGTCTGAACTGCAGCTTTCCAAAGGTTGACAGTGTCACCTGGATGCTGCAAGATACGGCTCTTGGCAGAAAATGCCATGGTGTCTGGGTGCAATGAAAAGCCACTACCCTGGAGCACAGCTCCCTGTTACTTACTGTGGTTTCTGCTCACCGCACCATTCACTTGACCTTCATATGATCACTCTGTTTAAGTCCAGTTTTCACTTGCTTACTTAAAACCATCTGGAgttctgttcttcctttgttACAGACATCCTCAGGGCTCTGGGCAAGTCCTCTGGGGTTTTGCCCTCAACATTTTTAGCAGTggccctgcctgctcccagctgcTGTGTGGCAAATCTCCAGCCCTTAGGGATGTAGATGATGATCCAAGGAAGGATGCTCAGTAAGGCAGGGAACAAGTGAATGAAAGGAGACAAGAGGCAAGGTTGAGGCATATACTTCGAAACCTGCCTGTAGGTAGGCACAGCCCCCCTCTGCCAGGGCTGTGAGCTGCAGACTCTCTTGCAGAGGCAGGTACCAATGCCTGATTTGCCCAGTCAAGGCTCTCCTCTTGTTCTATTGCAGGGTGAGAGTCTCCCTCCATCTCAGCCCTAATGGTGCCTCTGGGGCCGGAGTCCTTCAGGAGTGCCAGTAGCCATCATGGAAAAGACTGCAGTCATTATAGACAATGGTAGCAGCTTCACTCGGGCAGGCTTTGCAGGCcagaaaaaacccacatttgTGCTAAGGACCATGTCTTTGCATCCCACCTGCCCAGGTGCAATATGGGAGACCCCATGTCATCTCACTCCAGCTGAGAGTGGGATAGGCTTTGCCACAGAATCCAGGACTTACCCACTCAAGCATGGCATCATTGTAGACTGGGACAGCATGGAAAACCTGTGGAATCACCTGTTCTTCTGCGGCCTGAAAGCTCTCCCAGAGGAACACCCAGTGCTCATGACTGACTCCCCGTCTTGCCCCACCACTAACCGGGAAAAAGTGGCAGAGGTTCTTTTTGAGACCTTCAGAGTGCCTGCCTTGCATGTGGCTAACACGGGGTTCCTTTCCCTCTGTGCCTATGGCAGAGTCACTGGTTTGGCTGtggaggctggagcaggagTGTCTCATGTCACCTCTGTCTGCTTGGGCCAGACCTGGAGGGAGGCCACCTACCGCCTTGATGTGGCTGGTTGCTTTCTCTCCAATTATTTGCATAACCTGCTGATGAAGAGCTCCAATGATCCCCCAGTTTTGAAGGCCTTGAAGAAGAAGACTGTGATCCAGTTGAAGAAGCAATGTTGCTATGTCTCCATGGACTATGAAGGAGACCTGCAAGACCAAGCCCACCATCACCCAGCAGGATTCCAGACCCCCGACGGGCACTGGATAACCCTGGATAAGGAACGATTCTGCTGCCCTGAGCCACTCTTCCAACCAAAGCTACTCAACCAAAGTTCCCCAGGGCTCCACCTCTTGGCCTTCCAAAGCCTCCAGAAGATACCAGATCACTGCAGGAGGGACATGATGGGTAATGTTGTGCTATCAGGTGGCTCCTCAATGTTTCCTGGCTTTCCAGAGAGGATGTGCTTGGAGTTGAATGCCTTGTTCCATGGCACAGACTGTCAGATTAAACTTCTGGCCACCCCAGAGAGGTGCATGGCAGCCTGGGCTGGAGGCTCGATGACAGCATCACTCAAATCCTTCCAGCACATGTGGATGGGAAAGGGTGAGTACAAGGAGCATGGTGCAGAATATGTGCATACAAAGTTCCAGTAGTCAGACAACAACCATGCATTCAAAATGTCCAGCTAGTATGGCTGGACTTCTGCCAGAAGAAGTTGAAGTTGCTGTGGGAGGAAGGTCTCCAACATGATACCTTCATCTGTGCTGCCTGCTTGGGCCAGGAGTTAAGGCTCTGGGTGGGGACTGAGGGCCAGTCATGCATCGCTGACAGAATACAAAGTAGATTCTAATGTTCCAAAACAGCTAAACTGCATTTAATCTACACTCTAGGTTATTTCTCTGCCCATCCAACATCACTGAAATAAGTACATTTCCAGTCAGGCCTGCAACACAACCACAACTTGTGATAAGCATTCAAGCCACTCTGATTATATGAGTGCAGTCAGTCTAAGACCGAGCCTTGATGCTGGAGGTTGAAGATCACGCGTATCCAGAACAACGCACCAAAGATGGCCTTTTTGAATTCTTTACCTGCAGCTGTCTGCAAAGAAATGGAGTCTCCTCCTGCAGGCACAAGGTATCCCACAGAAAGGAAGCCTCCTTCTGGTAGTCAAGGCAGCAGGACCTCTGAAGTCCACAAGAGAAGTCATAGAGGTGGGAGGAAAGAGCTGAGAAAGAGGTCTTCAGGGAACTTGCTCTACAGGAATAATACAGGAGGTGATTTCTTACCTTCACATCACAGCAGCTAATCACTGGGTGCAGAATATCAGCTAGTGAAACTAGCTCATGAAACTGAATTCACTGTCTCTGTAATTTTGCTATGAAGCTCATGTGGTCTTTCAGGGAGCTGATTCAGCTCACTGAACTGGCAGAAAACAGCTCACTCATCTTTCTTCTGATGGTTTTGCAAACTGACTCATCTCAGTAAAGAGTTAGAAAAGGATCAGATGTGGCACAGAGGAAGCAACTGGAAAATGCTCTCCAGCTGTCCTGTGTAACTGCTCATGTAAGACCTTTGAGGGACAGGAAAACCATGGCACAAACCATGGCATATCATTGTGAGCACAAGATGCAGGACTGGCGGTAAAAGGTCAAGGACAGAGTCTCCATGCAttgcaggagagctggctggttTGCAGGAACATATGGGAGAGTTCAACCCCTTCCTTGAAAGGATGATAAGACAGACTGAACCTACCATCACTGGCCTCCCCATGGTGTCCTCATGCACTCACCAATGCTGCAGCACAGATCAGGAGCCAGACTGACTTCACCCCCTCCAGGCCCTGTGAACTCCCTCACTTGTGTCCAAAATAGATTTCACTGACGTTATCAGCATTATTAAGGTCAAATACTTCAAATTCTTATTGTGTTTCTTTCCAAGATGCAGAAGAATTGAGGATCTTGAATTCTAAAAGCTCTGCATAAAAGCACTTGAATTTAACACTTCTGATGCTGGTGTCAAAAATCTGTTCAGGAGGGTGGACGGGAGGGTGGAGCTTGAGCTCCATACAATTTCCTGGCTACTCAAGTGTGGCTCTGGGCCAGAGCTGAGCCAGAGGTCCAGCCCCACAACTGTGTCAACCTAGGGCTGCTGGAACAGTTCTATCAGGCTTAGGAAGGGAATGAGGCAGGAGAAGCTGCTATAGCAGCATCATTTAGGTTTTGGTACCTGGTTCACTGCTGGTACCTGGTACCCACTGGTTTGCTTCCTTGCACTGGAATGGGGCAGTGCTAATGTGCACGATCCCAGCACAGCAGAACCTGGCCTGcagtggcatttcagcagctaATCTAAAGGCCACTGTCACTTCTCAATCGATCTTCAAGTTCTGCCCTACTCCTGCTTGATGaagttgctttcttttgcagGAGACAGCCTGCAAGAGGACTGCCTGTCCTACCCAGAGATGCATGCAGCCTGCAGGGAACACAGAGACCCTCTGCCATTACCAGGTCCCCTGCTAGCTCACTGAGGGTGAAGGGGTGGGGGACCTTGCCACATAGGCCCCTTCTTCTGGGCACAAACCCCAGCAGAAAGCACAAGTGTGGCATGAGATCCCTGCACTCATCTCAGGGATGTCTTCGTCCTCAGGTTGGGGCTGAAAGGGCTGCCAGTCTTTCCAAAGGGCTGTTGGACATAGGGATAATCTGGAGCCAGATACCCTTGCCCCTTCCACCTACGGTGCCCACATCCTTCATCTCACATGCCCATCACCACTGCTGTGCAGCCCTGGTTTACCTCTGCTGGTGGTAGTGCCACCTCTGCGGCACAGCTGAGGAGTGGCACCGGGTTACCTCCTGCAAACCCTGGGACCTCGCTCCTAGGGAGTACAGCCAGACCCAGAGGACAGTCTAGACTCCGTTGCGGGAGAGATGAAAAGTTTCTGATCTAATTACGCAACTGGACATGCTCATCCAAACCCAGCAGCTATTCCATCTGGAGCTGGAAATAGCTTTGTTTGAAGACATAACCCCACAGGGCTGCAGTGTTAATGAATACCAGCTCCTGGCCTTGAAAGCTGAGAGGAAGCCTCATCTACAGAGAGCTGCCTTGGGCTCGTGCTGAAGTGGGTGGAAAGGACAACTTCAGCTGGTCTTTGTAGACCTCCCCACTCCCAGGGTGAGCAGAGAGCCCTTAGCATTACTACTGATAGATTTtcatgtgtgtttttaaaaataaacctcatTTTCTGCCAGAGTAAGAAGATGGCCAAGAACCAGCTGAATTGCTCCAGCAGCAATTGGACAGCAGAGCAATTATAGCTCTGTGCCTCTGCTTCCCTCAGCCAAGCATCCCAGTCTGCTCCTACTGGGCTCTCCTGACCTGTTTATGCTCAAAGAGAGGAGGTAACACAGCATTCATCAGCCAGAAACTTCCCGATTAGATGAAGGTGGCCCAAACCTGCAGAAGATGGATACCACAGGATCTGGAGACTCCAGGCAGGGATCCTAGCATGAACCAAGCAGATACCAGGGACAAAGGCTCACAAGCAGCAATGGACTCCTACCCACCCCCACACAGTTCTCCAGGTAGGCTGTGGATTCCCATACCATGAGAAGATTTAACTAGACATAACTTCCACTCCACCCAGATCCTCTAGCAAAGTGTCTGAGTTTTTGTCTAGACATCTTAGAGCAATGGCTCAGTCTTCTAGCCATTGGAGATGAGCAGGAGTGGAAGCAACAGAAGGAGGAGAAGCCAGGCTAAAGCCAGTGCAGAGCCCCTTCTTCCTTGGAGCTGTTCCCCTTTCCTGAGAGCACCCCACGTCTCAGCCGACTCCTATTGCACAATCTATTGCAAAGCCAGAAGGGCTGGTCTGGCTTTGGGAGTTTGAAGCCACTCCATTTGCCCCTCATTCATCTTCCCACTCCCAAAGGGTTTTGGCACTGAAATCCCCACTAGCATTGCTCCTCTGTGTTTGCTTAATTCCCACCAGCTCAGACATGCTTCCCTCACTTATAGTGGAACAAATTACACACAAACCTTCCCTAGGACAGTGTTAGAAAGAAAGATGGAGAATATTAATTGAATGGCTCCCAATTGAGGCCCATTGGAAAGGATACATTATTCATCTCCATTGTTGGGCACAATCCATTTTGTTTCAGAGATGGAACTGGTCCAGAATTCAAATGTCTTTGCCCCTCTTTCTGTACTGAGAGCATCTCCCGCAGTGAGCAACCTTTGCAACCTTATGGACCTGCTTAATGAGACATATTCTGTTTCCTGCCACTGCCTATTGAGCCTCCTGCTGGGGCCGGCAGAAGCCCCTGCTGCCTTGGCATATTGATATTTCCCCTTGCACAGGAGCTGAATGCTTCTCCCCAACTGTGTCATTCCCATTCAAAGGATGAAGCGCTGGAAGAAGGCACAACCACAAGCCAGCCTTGCAGCATTTTCCAt
This genomic interval carries:
- the ACTL10 gene encoding actin-like protein 10; this translates as MEKTAVIIDNGSSFTRAGFAGQKKPTFVLRTMSLHPTCPGAIWETPCHLTPAESGIGFATESRTYPLKHGIIVDWDSMENLWNHLFFCGLKALPEEHPVLMTDSPSCPTTNREKVAEVLFETFRVPALHVANTGFLSLCAYGRVTGLAVEAGAGVSHVTSVCLGQTWREATYRLDVAGCFLSNYLHNLLMKSSNDPPVLKALKKKTVIQLKKQCCYVSMDYEGDLQDQAHHHPAGFQTPDGHWITLDKERFCCPEPLFQPKLLNQSSPGLHLLAFQSLQKIPDHCRRDMMGNVVLSGGSSMFPGFPERMCLELNALFHGTDCQIKLLATPERCMAAWAGGSMTASLKSFQHMWMGKGEYKEHGAEYVHTKFQ